Proteins found in one Aethina tumida isolate Nest 87 chromosome 1, icAetTumi1.1, whole genome shotgun sequence genomic segment:
- the LOC109595801 gene encoding uncharacterized protein LOC109595801 — MSRSGGRGRGWLNVYKNNPTPSPPGIVQEVNVTNSKQLNAPVDNINYADVGEEYSSIINNIKQLSVNDDGIRFNQKIKMIIETWRENCTNGEDVKKSFESVHNACLQDSDIASKTVLMISSRTFITQEVHDQKIRLLFLKKLQDNYENCQKLQATNQQLFRNSVQMLGEFYNKARLADGQQFLFMAPALMTYLEMLLESASVADFKLLTIQLQLNGASLRIELPEKITEMAANLRNLLISDNNISRDSKLWILLALEVINNRFALLPPEAHSFYQKMLGDVAVANFQGSHGTLSVQTTHVSKSLDSYQSNVNVLQVLPTIEVPNTEQIISPMSNVDLNASNYNTTCFTPDASQNSLNKKEQINNANKPGGRPILGAGARFNKYKGNDDVNWREPNKDSNAGTWNNKKGWSDNKRGQSTPKSNKGWEHDDRFETDYS; from the exons ATGTCTCGTTCAGGAGGTCGTGGACGAGGTTGGCTCAATGTTTACAAGAATAATCCAACTCCCTCACCACCCGGAATTGTGCAAGAAGTAAATGTAACAAATTCCAAGCAACTTAATGCACCTGtggacaatattaattatgctgATGTAGGAGAAGAATACTCTagtattatcaataatattaaacaattgtcTGTAAATGATGATGGTATTCGATTCAATCAGAAAATTAAGATGATCATAGAAACCTGGAGAGAAAATTGCACTAATGGTGAAGATGTCAA gaaaaGTTTCGAGTCTGTGCACAATGCATGTTTGCAAGATTCTGATATTGCTTCAAAAACAGTCCTTATGATCTCATCTAGAACTTTCATTACCCAAGAAGTTCATGACCAAAAGATAAGGTTGTTGTTCCTCAAGAAACTACAAGACAACTATGAAA ATTGTCAAAAGTTGCAGGCAACAAATCAACAACTTTTTAGAAATAGTGTACAAATGTTGGGCGAGTTCTACAACAAAGCCAGATTGGCTGATggtcaacaatttttatttatggctCCTGCTTTAATGACTTACCTTGAGATGCTATTAGAGTCTGCTTCAGTTGCTGATTTTAAGTTACTTACAATACAA CTGCAATTAAATGGTGCTTCTTTAAGAATTGAGTTACCAGAAAAGATAACGGAGATGGCTGCCAACCTACGAAACTTATTGATCtctgataataatatttccagGGATTCCAAGCTCTGGATATTGTTGGCATTAGAAGTCATCAATAATAGATTTGCACTTCTGCCTCCAGAAGCGCattcattttatcaaaaaatgttgGGAGATGTGGCCGTAGCAAATTTTCAA GGTTCTCATGGTACCCTTAGTGTACAAACAACACATGTTAGCAAGTCATTAGACAGCTATCAAAGCAACGTCAACGTCCTTCAGGTTTTGCCTACTATTGAAGTTCCAAACACGGAACAAATCATTTCACCAATGAGCAATGTTGATCTCAATGCTAGCAATTACAATACAACTTGCTTTACTCCTGATGCTAGCCAAAATTCCTTAAATAAAAaggaacaaataaataatgcaaataAGCCTGGAGGGAGACCGATTTTGGGGGCGGGGGCTCGGTTCAACAAATACAAGGGTAATGATGATGTAAATTGGAGAGAGCCTAATAAAGACTCAAATGCTGGGAcatggaataataaaaaaggatGGTCAGACAACAAGAGAGGTCAAAGTACTCCAAAATCTAATAAGGGCTGGGAACATGATGATAGATTTGAAACTGACTATAGTTAA